In the genome of cyanobacterium endosymbiont of Braarudosphaera bigelowii, one region contains:
- a CDS encoding YbaB/EbfC family nucleoid-associated protein, with amino-acid sequence MSQEKGKGFGFGLGKIKELQEAFKKAQQVQAGAQQLQEELEKMGIEGYSDETKLVTVIISGNQEPREVIISPSAMDKDPNALSELVTMAMRDAYNKSTETMREKMEVLTSGLNLPGM; translated from the coding sequence ATGTCACAAGAAAAAGGAAAAGGTTTTGGATTTGGATTAGGAAAAATTAAAGAACTTCAAGAAGCCTTTAAGAAAGCACAACAAGTTCAAGCTGGGGCACAACAGCTTCAAGAGGAACTAGAGAAAATGGGCATTGAGGGTTATAGTGACGAAACCAAGTTAGTTACAGTAATCATTAGTGGAAATCAAGAACCTCGTGAAGTTATTATTAGTCCAAGTGCTATGGACAAAGATCCTAATGCTTTATCTGAACTTGTAACAATGGCAATGAGAGACGCCTATAATAAATCAACGGAAACAATGAGGGAAAAAATGGAAGTTCTTACTAGTGGACTAAATTTACCTGGAATGTAA
- a CDS encoding lytic transglycosylase domain-containing protein, which translates to MFNKLKNKYQSVIIFSIILVGLTNTFFLLPILKKWVEKKKYNNIELLFQQDLEKKSIVLTLAEVPAKQRKDILKEIASQKKQSIERARARYLLSIDLLARYEGGLALRQLKNLENEYPILMPYILLKRARGYELTNNLTQAQKIWKTLIKRYPVSFISAEAHYQLGKYESKYWDTGIIKFPQYPKIQELIYKRLEENPKQFELLISLARYAIYDKKANTIRNYLVNNYTRHLLPKDWESIANGYWETQEYDKASFAYLKTKKNSHNLYRFARSQELEFNEKSPEKILETYKKVLLNFPDSLEALLSLKRLVVLLPPEIALDYLDKIIAKSTVYTPEILSYKANLLQKLNHTDEAEKIYQLLIFKYPHHKLAAIYRWKIVKEAVNAKNVIKAKAWAKSIFIDNVDSSMAPKAGFWLGKWEKQLGNFQQSRLVFQSVIKNYPHSYYAWRSAIQLGWNVGDFNNLRQIFPVVSQPISRPIPPSGSEIFKTLYRLGQDNDALLLFKTEINQSYNLNTKQGFTDALLKLTYGKNLQSINQIWNLQNKNSFLEKQEWQNLRKKDQYWRALFPLHFYKSIILWSKHYTLNPLLIMSIMRQESRFDNSSKSPVGATGIMQVMPITGEWIANQVNIKHYHLENLNDNIFLGIWYLNYTHKKYNDNSLLAVASYNAGPNNVSNWVKQYNTRDPDLFVEEIPFQETKEYVKSVFSNYWNYLRIYDQETYLRFKQY; encoded by the coding sequence ATGTTCAATAAACTAAAAAATAAGTATCAATCAGTTATTATTTTCAGCATAATATTAGTCGGATTGACTAATACTTTTTTTTTACTTCCTATACTTAAAAAATGGGTAGAGAAGAAGAAATATAATAATATTGAATTACTTTTTCAACAAGATCTTGAAAAAAAATCTATTGTCCTAACCCTAGCAGAAGTTCCTGCAAAGCAAAGAAAAGATATTCTTAAAGAAATTGCTTCTCAAAAAAAGCAATCTATCGAAAGAGCACGTGCACGCTATCTGTTATCTATTGATTTACTTGCGCGATACGAAGGAGGTCTTGCTTTAAGGCAATTAAAAAATCTAGAAAATGAATATCCTATTTTGATGCCTTATATCTTGTTAAAAAGGGCTCGAGGCTATGAGTTAACCAACAACCTTACACAGGCTCAAAAAATTTGGAAAACACTAATTAAAAGATATCCCGTATCTTTTATATCAGCAGAAGCCCATTATCAATTAGGAAAATATGAATCTAAATATTGGGATACAGGAATTATTAAGTTTCCTCAATATCCTAAAATTCAAGAATTAATTTATAAGAGATTGGAAGAAAATCCTAAACAATTTGAATTACTAATATCTCTAGCAAGATATGCCATATATGATAAGAAAGCCAATACTATTCGTAATTATCTAGTTAATAACTACACAAGACATTTACTCCCCAAAGACTGGGAATCTATTGCAAATGGCTACTGGGAAACTCAAGAATACGATAAAGCTTCTTTTGCATATTTGAAAACTAAAAAGAATTCCCACAATCTTTATCGCTTTGCTAGAAGCCAGGAGCTAGAATTTAATGAAAAAAGTCCTGAGAAAATACTGGAAACTTATAAGAAAGTACTCTTAAATTTTCCTGATTCTTTGGAGGCATTACTTTCACTAAAAAGATTAGTAGTATTGTTACCTCCTGAAATTGCTCTTGATTATCTTGATAAAATTATTGCAAAGTCTACTGTATATACTCCAGAAATCCTTTCATACAAAGCAAATCTATTGCAAAAGTTAAACCACACTGATGAAGCAGAAAAAATTTATCAGTTGTTAATTTTTAAATATCCCCATCATAAGTTGGCAGCTATATATCGCTGGAAAATTGTTAAAGAAGCCGTTAATGCAAAGAACGTTATAAAAGCTAAGGCATGGGCAAAATCGATTTTTATTGACAATGTAGATAGTTCGATGGCCCCAAAAGCTGGATTTTGGCTAGGTAAATGGGAAAAGCAATTAGGTAATTTTCAACAGTCTAGACTGGTATTCCAAAGTGTAATTAAAAATTACCCTCACTCTTATTACGCTTGGCGTTCTGCAATTCAATTAGGATGGAATGTAGGAGATTTTAATAACTTACGTCAAATATTTCCTGTAGTTAGTCAACCTATTTCACGGCCAATTCCCCCCTCTGGATCTGAAATATTTAAAACTCTATACCGTTTAGGACAAGATAATGACGCATTACTGCTCTTCAAAACAGAAATCAATCAAAGTTATAATCTTAATACTAAGCAAGGATTTACTGATGCTTTACTAAAACTAACCTACGGGAAAAATCTTCAATCTATTAATCAGATATGGAATCTTCAAAATAAGAATAGTTTTCTTGAAAAACAAGAATGGCAAAATCTTCGAAAAAAAGATCAATATTGGCGAGCTTTATTTCCACTTCATTTTTATAAATCTATAATTCTCTGGTCCAAGCACTATACATTAAATCCTTTATTGATTATGTCTATAATGCGTCAAGAATCTCGATTTGATAATAGTAGCAAATCACCTGTAGGAGCAACAGGAATAATGCAAGTAATGCCAATCACCGGGGAATGGATAGCTAACCAAGTGAATATTAAACATTACCATTTAGAAAATTTGAATGATAATATTTTTCTAGGAATTTGGTATTTAAACTATACTCATAAAAAGTATAATGATAATTCCTTATTGGCTGTTGCAAGCTATAACGCAGGACCAAACAATGTATCAAATTGGGTAAAACAATATAACACTAGGGATCCTGATCTTTTCGTGGAAGAAATTCCATTTCAAGAGACTAAAGAGTATGTTAAATCAGTATTTAGTAACTATTGGAATTACTTACGTATCTATGATCAAGAAACTTATTTACGATTTAAACAATATTAA
- a CDS encoding iron uptake porin, which translates to MLNLLTKSFKTIPVTLGIFLLVTSGVTATTNEFKTQKTKINTVSSEEALGVLKNRPQLKIPVSQDNIKQFRDTTFNNHMSQVTSISELQDVSPTDWAYEALRSLVERYGCIVGYPDRTFRGNHSTSRNEFAAGLNSCLNTIERLLQENVAVLREDIEKLKRLSQEFEQELIALGARISNLEARAAFLEDHQFSTTTKLKGEVLFTLSSAAGERALDFREQDLLNQGALPAERRRIDDNATFGYRTRLFLSTSFSGKDLLRTRIQAGSLPNLKEFTGTEMTRLSHDAQQNGNAVVNKLYYRFPAGNFTTWVGAENLEINDIFDEGNPFLKSSGTGALSRFIRRDPLTMRGPEGIGGGFAYKINDMFTLRGLYLSKDGNKPSLGNGLFNGNFTAGSQLAFKPIDSVSFNFHFLHSYFKSNDVNISSSTGSYVENHFRSKSVKNKIGRGIGRDPFLGAPTIRDSYGANGNWRINNTFNLTAWVGYSLARAQGHDSSRVSRRGFGADYWSWMTALSAVDFFKDGAVLSVAGGALPNSRRIDAIPGDLTIPDQDTPYIIEAQYKYPVNDNILLTPGFYVILQPDGNNLNNSIWVGALRTSFQF; encoded by the coding sequence ATGTTAAATTTATTGACTAAATCTTTTAAGACTATTCCAGTAACTTTAGGAATTTTTCTTTTGGTTACATCAGGGGTAACAGCTACAACTAACGAATTTAAAACTCAAAAAACAAAAATAAATACTGTTTCTTCTGAAGAAGCATTAGGCGTATTGAAAAATCGTCCACAACTTAAGATACCTGTCAGCCAGGATAACATAAAACAATTTAGAGATACGACTTTTAACAATCATATGTCTCAGGTAACTAGTATATCTGAGCTACAAGACGTTTCGCCTACGGATTGGGCATATGAAGCGCTTAGAAGCCTTGTTGAACGCTATGGTTGTATAGTAGGCTATCCTGATCGCACTTTTAGAGGTAACCATTCTACCTCTCGAAATGAATTTGCAGCCGGTTTAAATTCTTGTCTAAATACTATCGAAAGATTATTGCAAGAAAATGTAGCTGTTTTAAGAGAGGATATTGAGAAATTAAAACGTTTATCTCAAGAATTTGAACAAGAATTAATTGCTTTAGGAGCAAGAATTAGTAACCTTGAAGCAAGAGCTGCTTTTCTTGAAGACCACCAATTCTCAACTACTACAAAATTAAAAGGCGAAGTTTTATTTACCCTTTCTTCAGCTGCAGGAGAAAGAGCACTAGATTTTCGCGAACAAGATTTATTAAACCAAGGTGCACTACCTGCCGAACGCCGCCGTATTGATGATAATGCTACTTTTGGATATAGAACAAGGTTATTCTTAAGTACTTCTTTTTCGGGGAAGGATCTATTAAGAACTCGTATTCAGGCTGGTAGTCTTCCAAACCTTAAAGAGTTTACAGGAACTGAAATGACTCGTTTAAGTCATGACGCTCAACAAAACGGTAATGCGGTTGTTAATAAGTTGTACTATCGTTTTCCTGCTGGCAATTTTACGACTTGGGTTGGTGCAGAAAATTTAGAAATAAATGATATTTTTGATGAAGGTAATCCTTTTTTAAAAAGTTCTGGTACAGGTGCATTGTCAAGATTTATCCGTCGTGATCCTTTAACAATGAGAGGACCAGAAGGAATTGGTGGCGGTTTTGCATACAAAATTAATGATATGTTCACACTTAGAGGTCTTTATTTGTCCAAAGATGGTAATAAACCTTCTCTTGGCAACGGTTTGTTTAATGGTAATTTTACTGCTGGGAGCCAATTAGCCTTTAAGCCAATAGATTCAGTTTCATTCAATTTTCATTTCCTTCATTCTTATTTTAAGTCTAATGATGTTAACATCAGTTCCTCTACAGGAAGTTATGTTGAAAATCATTTTCGCTCTAAGTCTGTTAAAAATAAAATAGGACGAGGTATTGGTAGAGATCCCTTTTTAGGTGCTCCAACTATTAGAGATAGTTATGGAGCAAATGGTAATTGGCGCATTAATAACACATTTAACCTAACAGCCTGGGTTGGATATTCTCTGGCAAGAGCTCAAGGGCACGACTCATCACGAGTTAGTCGTCGTGGATTTGGAGCAGATTACTGGTCATGGATGACTGCTCTTTCTGCAGTAGATTTCTTTAAAGATGGAGCTGTATTATCAGTAGCAGGTGGTGCTTTACCTAACTCTCGGCGGATTGATGCTATTCCAGGAGACTTGACTATTCCAGATCAAGATACTCCTTACATAATTGAAGCTCAGTATAAATATCCAGTCAATGACAATATCCTTTTAACCCCTGGATTTTACGTAATATTACAACCAGATGGCAACAACTTAAACAATAGCATTTGGGTTGGAGCTTTACGAACTAGCTTTCAATTTTGA
- the ftsH3 gene encoding ATP-dependent zinc metalloprotease FtsH3, with protein MNNNNKKWRNAGLYGLLLIVILALVSAFLDNSNTQSRENLTYSDFINQVENNQIEQVILSADRTQAKVSSSSSGAPSLVNLPNDPELINILSKNKVDIIIQPQNSEGVWFRILSSLFLPILLLVGLFFLLRRTQNGPGSQAMNFGKSKARVQMEPQTQVTFGDVAGIEQAKLELTEVVDFLKNADRFTAIGAKIPKGVLLVGPPGTGKTLLARAVAGEAGVPFFSISGSEFVEMFVGVGASRVRDLFEQAKTNAPCIVFIDEIDAVGRQRGAGLGGGNDEREQTLNQLLTEMDGFEGNTGIIIIAATNRPDVLDAALLRPGRFDRQVVVDRPDYAGRREILQVHARGKTLSKDVDLDKIARRTPGFTGADLSNLLNEAAILAARRSLTEISADEVNDAIDRVLAGPEKKNRVMSEKRKTLVAFHEAGHALVGALMPDYDPVQKISIIPRGQAGGLTWFTPSEERMESGLYSRAYLQNQMAVALGGRVAEEIIFGEEEVTTGASNDLQQVARVARQMITRFGMSDRLGPVALGRQNGGGVFLGKEIASDRDFSNETASAIDEEVRQLVDTAYKRAKNVLEDNRHVLDDLAKMLIEKETVDSDELQTILNNNQLTMAKLA; from the coding sequence GTGAACAACAATAACAAAAAATGGCGCAATGCCGGACTATATGGACTCTTGTTGATTGTTATATTAGCATTAGTATCTGCTTTTCTAGATAATAGCAATACTCAGAGTCGTGAAAATCTTACCTATAGCGATTTCATTAATCAAGTAGAAAACAACCAAATTGAACAGGTAATATTAAGCGCAGATAGGACACAAGCTAAAGTTTCCAGCTCTAGTAGTGGTGCTCCTTCGTTGGTTAATTTACCAAACGATCCAGAACTGATTAATATTCTTTCTAAAAATAAAGTTGATATTATAATTCAACCGCAAAATAGTGAAGGAGTCTGGTTTCGTATTCTTAGTAGCCTTTTCTTACCTATATTGCTTTTGGTAGGACTTTTTTTTCTATTGCGAAGAACACAAAATGGACCTGGTTCTCAAGCGATGAATTTTGGTAAGTCAAAAGCACGAGTCCAAATGGAACCTCAGACTCAGGTTACCTTCGGTGATGTCGCTGGTATAGAACAGGCTAAGTTAGAATTAACTGAAGTAGTTGATTTTCTCAAAAATGCTGATCGTTTTACTGCTATTGGTGCAAAAATTCCTAAAGGAGTTCTTTTAGTTGGACCACCTGGAACTGGTAAAACTCTTTTAGCAAGAGCAGTAGCTGGAGAAGCTGGAGTACCTTTCTTTTCTATTTCTGGTTCAGAATTTGTGGAGATGTTTGTTGGAGTTGGAGCTTCTCGTGTTCGTGATTTATTTGAGCAAGCCAAAACTAATGCACCCTGTATTGTTTTTATTGACGAAATAGATGCAGTAGGTCGTCAAAGAGGAGCTGGTTTAGGTGGTGGTAATGATGAAAGAGAACAAACTTTAAATCAACTATTGACAGAAATGGATGGATTTGAAGGCAACACAGGAATTATTATAATTGCTGCTACTAACCGTCCTGATGTCTTGGATGCGGCTTTACTGCGCCCCGGTCGTTTTGATCGTCAAGTTGTTGTCGATAGGCCAGATTACGCTGGTCGAAGAGAGATTCTTCAAGTTCATGCTCGAGGAAAAACTCTTTCTAAAGATGTTGATTTAGATAAAATTGCTCGCCGCACCCCTGGTTTTACAGGAGCTGATCTTTCTAATTTATTAAATGAAGCTGCTATCCTAGCAGCTCGCCGTAGTCTTACTGAGATTTCAGCAGATGAGGTTAATGACGCCATTGATAGAGTTTTGGCAGGACCTGAGAAAAAAAATCGGGTTATGAGTGAAAAAAGAAAAACATTAGTAGCATTCCATGAAGCAGGACATGCACTAGTAGGTGCATTAATGCCTGATTACGATCCTGTACAAAAAATTAGTATTATTCCACGTGGTCAAGCAGGTGGACTGACTTGGTTTACTCCTAGTGAGGAAAGAATGGAATCAGGACTATATTCTCGTGCCTATTTACAAAATCAAATGGCAGTTGCCTTAGGTGGAAGAGTAGCGGAAGAGATTATTTTTGGAGAAGAAGAAGTAACGACTGGTGCCTCTAATGATTTACAACAAGTAGCAAGAGTAGCACGTCAAATGATTACCCGTTTTGGTATGAGTGATCGATTGGGACCAGTGGCTCTAGGAAGACAGAATGGTGGTGGAGTATTTTTAGGCAAAGAAATTGCTTCTGATAGAGATTTCTCAAATGAAACTGCATCTGCCATAGATGAAGAAGTTCGTCAATTAGTAGATACAGCGTATAAGCGTGCAAAAAATGTACTGGAAGATAATCGTCATGTTTTGGATGACTTAGCAAAAATGTTAATAGAAAAAGAAACAGTTGACTCAGATGAATTACAAACAATTCTGAATAATAATCAATTAACTATGGCTAAATTAGCCTAA
- a CDS encoding YggT family protein, with the protein MNTAITQLIFQTLNTFLNIYLVLIFIRILLSWFQTAEWAYNAMSFLSPIIDPYLNIFRSFIPPLGGIDISAILAILALQFLSSILDSLSTYGAVGF; encoded by the coding sequence ATGAACACTGCGATCACTCAGCTGATTTTTCAAACCCTAAATACATTTCTTAATATATACCTTGTATTAATTTTTATCCGTATTTTACTTTCTTGGTTTCAAACTGCAGAGTGGGCATACAATGCCATGTCTTTTTTAAGTCCTATTATTGATCCATACCTTAATATCTTTCGTTCATTTATACCTCCACTAGGTGGTATCGATATTTCTGCAATTTTAGCTATTCTTGCACTACAATTTCTGTCAAGTATTTTAGATAGTTTATCTACATATGGCGCAGTAGGCTTTTGA
- a CDS encoding ABC transporter ATP-binding protein, which yields MKILKLQQLFIYLVPYKASILIGTLSLLIVNSLGVYIPLLIRDNVDSLRYSFNIYQVFKTAILIFVLASIAWIIRMLSRLLIFGVGRDVEFSLKQKIFQHLLTLEPEYFSTHTSGDFISRATSDVDNIRLLVGFALLSLINTIFVYTLTFPVMLSINILLSICAVIVYPLMLVIVKIFSKNLQKQQLAVQNQLSIISQLIQEDMSNISLIKIYAQENSEKREFNYRNYQLLQAKLKLAQIENFLFPLIEGLSYTSLLLLLSFGAYEIDRNNISIGDFIALIILVERLVFPTALLGFTITAYQRGEVSIDRVETIFNIRPKVNNIVNNKFLPISSVNGTIVAKNLSYTYPGKKDPTIRNINFTIKPGEIVAIVGPVGSGKTTLANALLRLLDIEAGELFLDNHDFTEIYLKSLREIITYVPQDSFLFNTTILNNIRYGDPRKNIFEVIHTAKKSQIHQEILNFPQQYETLVGERGITLSGGQRQRAALARALLMDSPILILDDALSSVDNKTATCILENLSNEKKKSVIFISHQLSAAAHADRIFVMNHGEIIQIGTYKTLVNMPGIFQTLWQQNQLIEIID from the coding sequence ATGAAAATACTAAAATTACAACAATTGTTTATTTATCTCGTTCCTTATAAAGCTAGTATATTAATCGGTACACTTTCATTACTAATAGTTAACAGCCTAGGTGTTTATATACCTCTATTAATAAGGGACAACGTCGATAGCTTAAGGTATTCTTTTAATATTTATCAGGTATTTAAAACTGCTATTCTTATTTTCGTATTGGCTTCAATTGCATGGATTATTAGAATGTTGTCTCGATTACTAATTTTTGGAGTAGGACGTGATGTTGAATTTAGTCTAAAGCAAAAGATTTTTCAACATTTATTGACTTTAGAACCAGAATATTTTTCAACACATACATCTGGAGATTTTATTAGTCGTGCAACTAGTGATGTCGATAACATTCGACTTTTGGTAGGTTTTGCCTTACTTAGTTTAATTAATACAATTTTTGTTTATACTCTAACTTTTCCTGTCATGTTGAGTATAAACATCTTACTCAGTATTTGTGCAGTTATTGTTTATCCTTTGATGTTAGTTATAGTAAAGATCTTTAGCAAAAACTTACAGAAACAACAATTAGCTGTACAAAACCAACTATCTATAATTAGCCAATTAATTCAGGAAGATATGAGTAATATATCTTTAATAAAAATTTATGCTCAAGAAAATAGTGAGAAACGAGAGTTTAACTATAGAAACTATCAATTGTTACAAGCTAAATTAAAATTAGCCCAGATTGAAAACTTTTTATTTCCTTTAATTGAAGGATTATCTTATACTAGCTTGCTATTATTGCTAAGCTTTGGAGCATATGAAATTGATCGAAACAATATCAGTATAGGAGATTTTATTGCTTTAATAATTTTAGTTGAACGTTTAGTGTTTCCAACTGCTTTATTAGGATTTACTATTACGGCCTATCAACGAGGAGAAGTTAGTATTGATAGAGTAGAAACTATTTTTAACATAAGACCTAAGGTTAACAATATAGTTAATAATAAATTTTTACCTATTAGCTCTGTTAATGGGACAATAGTAGCAAAAAATCTATCTTACACCTATCCAGGCAAAAAAGATCCAACGATTAGAAATATTAATTTTACTATTAAGCCTGGAGAAATAGTAGCAATTGTAGGCCCTGTTGGTTCTGGTAAAACAACCTTAGCTAATGCGTTGCTTCGCTTGTTAGATATTGAAGCTGGAGAACTTTTCCTAGATAATCATGATTTTACTGAAATTTATTTAAAATCATTAAGAGAAATTATTACCTATGTGCCACAAGATAGTTTCCTATTCAATACTACAATATTAAATAATATTCGTTATGGGGATCCAAGAAAAAATATTTTTGAGGTAATACATACAGCCAAAAAATCTCAAATTCATCAAGAGATTTTAAACTTTCCTCAACAATATGAAACTTTAGTAGGAGAGAGAGGAATTACATTGTCAGGAGGTCAACGTCAACGTGCAGCTCTTGCTCGAGCATTGCTTATGGATTCTCCTATATTAATATTAGATGATGCTCTTTCTAGTGTAGATAATAAAACTGCTACTTGCATTCTTGAAAATCTCTCAAATGAAAAAAAGAAAAGTGTTATCTTTATTTCTCACCAATTATCTGCGGCTGCTCATGCAGATAGAATTTTTGTTATGAATCATGGAGAAATTATACAAATTGGAACTTATAAAACCTTAGTAAATATGCCTGGAATTTTTCAGACTCTATGGCAACAAAATCAACTAATAGAAATTATTGATTAA
- the sir gene encoding sulfite reductase, ferredoxin dependent: MAKTPVSSTRKVSKLEKIKETSNFLREPLATQLLENSTHFTEEAVQILKFHGSYQQDNRDNRVKGQEKDYQFMLRTRNPGGFISPQLYAALDELSNNYGNHTLRITTRQGLQIHGIVKKNLKLAISTIVKNMGSTLGACGDLNRNVMSPPAPFKNHPEYEYAREYADKIADLLSPQTSAYYEIWLDGEKTISSEESLEVVKARQKNSQGNFFDDGDEPIYGKYYMPRKFKCSITVPGDNSIDLYTHDVSLVVITDNNKKLLGFNILTGGGMGRTHNKEETFPRLADPLGYVNKQDIYEFMKSIIAVQRDYGDRNQRRHARMKYLIEDWGLNTFRKKIEEYLGKKIEPFKPLPDWQYKDYLGWQEQGDGKLFLGISIENGRIQDKDNFRLKTALKEINNKYFLPIRLTANHNLILYDIASTSKVEIEAILKSHGIVSDPQKLNFLTRYSMACPALPTCSLAITESERILPTIISRIQNVLHLLDLSSEKIVIRMTGCPNGCARPYMAELGFVGSAPGNYQIWLGGNSDQTQLAKPYIDKLPDEEIESFIEPLFFYFKKEKQNNESFGTFCHRVGFEALHDFSATYVPIE, translated from the coding sequence ATGGCTAAGACCCCAGTTTCATCCACCCGTAAAGTTTCCAAATTAGAAAAAATTAAGGAAACTAGTAACTTTTTGAGAGAACCACTAGCAACCCAATTATTAGAAAATAGTACTCATTTCACAGAAGAAGCAGTCCAAATTCTTAAATTTCATGGTTCTTACCAGCAAGATAACAGAGATAACAGAGTAAAAGGGCAAGAAAAAGACTATCAATTTATGTTACGTACTCGTAACCCAGGTGGTTTTATTTCTCCTCAGCTTTATGCCGCTTTAGATGAACTCAGTAATAATTATGGTAACCACACCTTAAGGATAACAACGCGTCAAGGACTCCAGATTCATGGAATTGTGAAAAAAAATCTAAAACTGGCAATTTCAACAATTGTCAAAAATATGGGTTCAACTTTAGGTGCCTGTGGGGATTTAAATCGTAACGTGATGTCTCCTCCTGCACCCTTTAAGAATCATCCAGAATACGAATACGCTAGAGAGTATGCAGATAAGATAGCTGACTTACTAAGTCCCCAAACATCAGCTTATTATGAAATTTGGCTAGACGGTGAAAAAACTATTAGTTCAGAAGAATCTCTTGAAGTTGTAAAAGCTCGTCAAAAGAATAGCCAAGGAAATTTCTTTGATGATGGAGATGAACCTATTTATGGTAAATACTATATGCCGCGCAAGTTTAAATGTAGTATTACTGTACCTGGAGATAATTCTATTGATTTATATACACATGATGTCAGTTTGGTAGTTATTACAGATAATAACAAAAAGTTACTTGGTTTTAATATTCTTACAGGCGGAGGAATGGGGCGTACTCATAATAAAGAAGAAACTTTTCCCCGATTAGCAGATCCTCTTGGTTATGTAAATAAACAAGATATTTATGAGTTTATGAAGTCAATTATAGCTGTACAGCGAGATTACGGAGATCGTAATCAACGCCGTCATGCTCGTATGAAATATCTCATTGAAGACTGGGGTTTAAATACATTTCGTAAAAAAATAGAGGAGTACTTAGGCAAAAAAATAGAACCGTTTAAGCCCCTTCCAGATTGGCAATATAAAGACTATCTTGGTTGGCAAGAGCAAGGAGACGGTAAGTTATTTTTAGGTATCTCTATAGAAAATGGTCGAATTCAGGATAAAGACAATTTTCGTTTAAAAACTGCTCTTAAAGAAATTAATAATAAATACTTTTTACCTATACGTTTAACTGCTAATCATAATCTTATCCTTTACGATATTGCTTCAACTTCTAAAGTAGAGATTGAAGCGATTCTTAAATCTCATGGTATCGTCAGTGATCCGCAAAAGTTAAATTTCTTAACCCGTTATTCTATGGCTTGTCCTGCCCTACCTACTTGCAGCCTGGCTATAACAGAATCAGAAAGAATACTTCCTACTATAATTAGTCGTATTCAAAATGTCTTACATTTATTGGATTTATCTTCAGAAAAAATTGTTATTAGAATGACAGGATGCCCAAATGGTTGTGCACGGCCCTATATGGCAGAATTAGGATTTGTAGGTAGTGCGCCAGGAAATTATCAAATTTGGCTAGGAGGTAACTCAGATCAAACTCAACTAGCTAAACCTTATATTGATAAATTACCTGATGAAGAAATAGAAAGTTTTATTGAGCCATTGTTCTTTTATTTCAAAAAAGAGAAACAAAACAATGAAAGTTTTGGGACATTTTGTCATAGAGTTGGTTTTGAAGCTCTTCATGATTTTTCTGCAACTTATGTACCCATAGAGTAA